From the genome of Paracoccus seriniphilus, one region includes:
- a CDS encoding cupin domain-containing protein — translation MQFIHFAKQDVTPFDKEFTEDIIEGAPKQKVWSHFVGNDGRFKSGMWDSTAGVFRGPMNNQIEFCHILEGEARIETADGKSHTVRAGDAFVMDNGLQPIWHVEKYVRKHYVIVAVD, via the coding sequence ATGCAGTTCATCCATTTTGCAAAGCAGGATGTCACCCCTTTCGACAAGGAATTCACAGAAGATATCATCGAGGGAGCGCCGAAGCAGAAGGTCTGGAGCCATTTCGTCGGCAATGACGGGCGGTTCAAGTCCGGCATGTGGGACAGCACCGCGGGCGTGTTTCGCGGACCGATGAACAACCAGATCGAATTTTGCCATATTCTTGAAGGTGAGGCGCGGATCGAGACTGCAGACGGCAAGTCCCACACCGTGCGTGCCGGAGATGCCTTCGTGATGGACAACGGTTTGCAGCCGATCTGGCATGTCGAGAAATATGTTCGCAAACACTATGTGATCGTCGCCGTCGACTGA
- a CDS encoding IclR family transcriptional regulator codes for MAREVQSSIVEKSIAVMDLLARTKGRLTQTEIANLTGLNKSSTHRILSILMGQELVQFDDRDRSYGVGTRLIGWARAAWEKMDISLLEDQDLIKLSEETGMNVAVAVLSEHTVTFIRTRIPHPYRLAVKTGGQSELHNTAVGKLFLAHMTEEQRDAYFAQAELEKFTETTLTTRAALETDMKKTLERGYAISDREEFLQVAGIAAPILDYDRRILAGVSLWCPLRHASLDEILAQAPRLLAMTKEVSARFGLMVGTPDE; via the coding sequence ATGGCTCGGGAAGTACAAAGCTCTATTGTAGAAAAAAGCATTGCGGTGATGGATCTTCTGGCGCGCACCAAGGGGCGGCTGACGCAGACGGAAATCGCCAATCTTACCGGACTCAACAAAAGCTCGACCCATCGCATCCTGTCGATCCTGATGGGGCAGGAGCTAGTGCAGTTCGATGATCGCGACCGAAGCTATGGGGTCGGCACCCGGCTGATTGGTTGGGCGCGTGCGGCCTGGGAAAAGATGGATATCAGCCTGCTTGAGGATCAGGATCTGATCAAGCTGAGCGAAGAGACCGGCATGAATGTGGCGGTTGCGGTGCTGAGCGAGCATACGGTCACCTTTATTCGCACCCGGATTCCGCATCCCTATCGGTTGGCGGTCAAGACGGGCGGGCAATCGGAACTGCACAACACGGCCGTCGGCAAGCTGTTCCTGGCGCATATGACCGAAGAACAGCGCGATGCCTATTTTGCTCAGGCCGAGCTGGAAAAGTTCACAGAGACCACGCTGACCACCCGCGCGGCGCTGGAAACGGACATGAAGAAGACGCTGGAACGCGGCTATGCGATTTCGGACCGCGAGGAATTCCTGCAGGTCGCGGGGATCGCCGCGCCGATCCTGGATTACGACCGGCGAATCCTGGCGGGCGTCAGCCTGTGGTGCCCGCTGCGCCATGCGTCGCTGGATGAAATTCTGGCGCAGGCCCCCAGGCTTTTGGCGATGACGAAAGAGGTTTCTGCCCGCTTTGGCCTGATGGTCGGGACTCCTGACGAATGA
- the edd gene encoding phosphogluconate dehydratase: protein MTLNATIDRVTDRIRSRSQDSRDAYLRKIAKAAEDGPRRAHLSCGNQAHAYAAMSDKDDMATTRKPNIGIITAYNDMLSAHQPYERYPDLIRRAGHEAGATVQVAGGVPAMCDGVTQGRPGMELSLFSRDVIALAAGVALSHDCFDAALYLGVCDKIVPGLVMAAATFGHVPAVFLPAGPMPSGLPNDEKSRVRQQFASGEVGREALMEAEMASYHSPGTCTFYGTANSNQMLMEFMGLHLPGSSFVNPNTELRDALTLAGVQRAAALTRLGNDYLPAGHVLDEKAFVNGMVGLMATGGSTNLVMHIPAMARAAGIHIDIEDFHDISEAVPLMARVYPNGLADVNHFHAAGGIGYMIHHLLDAGLLHEDVKTINGTGLDGYTTEPKILDGRLQWQAGTDTSLNDKILRPVANPFAQTGGLKQLQGNLGRGVIKVSAVAQDRHIIEARARVFSDQEQVKEAFRAGEFTEDTIVVVRFQGPRANGMPELHSLTPTLAVLQDRGLKVALVTDGRMSGASGKVPAAIHISPEASVGGPLARVRNGDVIRLDATMGTIDCLAEDFETRTAVPFEAGDSIEGMGREMFAAFRAVAGPATSGAGVVV from the coding sequence ATGACCCTGAATGCTACGATTGACCGCGTGACAGACCGCATCAGATCGCGCTCGCAAGACAGCCGCGATGCTTATCTCAGAAAGATTGCCAAAGCCGCCGAAGATGGCCCCCGTCGTGCGCATCTGTCCTGTGGCAATCAGGCCCATGCCTATGCCGCCATGTCCGACAAGGATGACATGGCCACGACACGCAAACCCAATATCGGTATCATCACCGCCTATAATGACATGCTGTCGGCGCATCAGCCCTATGAACGCTATCCCGATCTGATCCGCCGCGCAGGACATGAGGCGGGGGCTACCGTGCAGGTTGCCGGTGGCGTTCCCGCCATGTGCGATGGCGTTACCCAGGGCCGTCCGGGCATGGAACTGTCGCTGTTTTCGCGCGATGTGATCGCCCTTGCTGCCGGGGTCGCATTGTCACATGACTGCTTTGATGCTGCGCTCTATCTGGGGGTCTGCGACAAGATCGTGCCCGGCCTGGTCATGGCCGCCGCGACATTCGGCCATGTGCCCGCCGTCTTCCTGCCCGCCGGACCCATGCCCTCGGGCCTGCCCAATGACGAAAAATCGCGGGTGCGCCAACAGTTCGCCTCGGGCGAGGTCGGACGCGAGGCCCTGATGGAGGCTGAAATGGCATCCTATCACTCGCCCGGCACCTGCACATTCTACGGAACGGCAAACAGCAACCAGATGCTGATGGAATTCATGGGGCTGCATCTGCCCGGTTCCAGCTTCGTCAATCCGAATACCGAGCTACGCGATGCGCTGACCCTTGCAGGTGTCCAGCGCGCGGCCGCGCTGACCAGGCTGGGGAACGACTATCTGCCCGCTGGTCACGTGCTGGATGAAAAGGCCTTCGTGAACGGCATGGTTGGCCTGATGGCTACCGGGGGATCGACCAATCTGGTGATGCATATTCCGGCCATGGCACGGGCCGCGGGCATCCATATCGATATCGAGGATTTCCACGACATTTCCGAAGCCGTGCCACTGATGGCACGCGTCTATCCCAATGGTCTTGCGGATGTGAACCATTTTCACGCCGCTGGCGGCATCGGCTACATGATCCATCATCTGCTGGACGCCGGATTGCTGCATGAGGACGTCAAGACGATCAATGGCACCGGGCTGGACGGCTATACCACCGAACCGAAGATACTGGACGGACGGCTGCAATGGCAGGCTGGCACGGACACTTCGCTGAATGACAAGATCCTGCGCCCGGTGGCCAATCCCTTCGCGCAGACGGGCGGGCTGAAGCAGTTGCAGGGCAATCTGGGCCGAGGCGTCATCAAGGTCAGCGCCGTTGCGCAGGACCGCCATATCATCGAGGCCAGGGCCCGCGTCTTTTCCGATCAGGAACAGGTCAAGGAGGCCTTCCGCGCAGGAGAGTTCACCGAGGATACCATCGTCGTCGTGCGTTTCCAGGGACCGCGCGCCAATGGCATGCCCGAGCTGCACTCGTTGACGCCGACGCTGGCAGTCCTGCAGGACCGCGGACTGAAGGTCGCCCTGGTGACAGATGGCCGGATGTCAGGGGCTTCGGGCAAGGTGCCCGCCGCGATCCATATTTCGCCCGAGGCCTCGGTCGGTGGCCCCTTGGCGCGTGTGCGCAATGGCGATGTGATCCGGCTTGATGCGACCATGGGCACGATCGACTGCCTGGCCGAGGATTTCGAAACCAGAACAGCAGTTCCCTTCGAGGCCGGCGACAGCATCGAAGGCATGGGGCGGGAAATGTTTGCCGCCTTCCGCGCGGTTGCCGGACCGGCAACCTCGGGTGCGGGCGTCGTCGTCTGA
- a CDS encoding dihydroxyacetone kinase subunit DhaK: MKKLINKPEDYVDEVLEGMALAHPESFVIGGSTGRMLHRPAPVSGKVGVVSGGGFGHIPVFAGYVGEGLLDACAVGDVFASPDMNPMLEAIQFADTGKGVLCVVGNYGGDRMNFDMACEMAEMEDIACARVIVADDVAAAGPEESHKRRAVAGFVLVTKVAGAAAAAGKSLTEVTELAQRAADNLRSIGVALTSCTVPQAGKPTFQIADDEMEIGMGIHGEPGVRRGKLRPVNDICDEMIDLLLADKPMAQGSRVALLINGLGATPAEELYLVFRRAKARVEAEGARIAFHLVGNYATAMEMAGASISVLHLDDALEELLKAPASNPFWKA; the protein is encoded by the coding sequence TTGAAGAAACTGATCAACAAACCCGAAGATTACGTTGACGAAGTGCTGGAGGGCATGGCGCTGGCGCATCCCGAAAGCTTCGTCATAGGTGGCAGCACGGGGCGGATGCTGCACCGCCCCGCGCCGGTTTCCGGCAAGGTCGGAGTCGTGTCTGGCGGCGGATTCGGACATATTCCGGTCTTTGCGGGCTATGTGGGCGAAGGGCTTCTTGACGCCTGCGCAGTGGGCGATGTCTTTGCTTCGCCCGACATGAACCCCATGCTCGAAGCCATCCAATTCGCCGATACCGGCAAGGGTGTTCTCTGCGTCGTCGGAAATTATGGCGGCGACAGGATGAATTTCGACATGGCCTGCGAGATGGCCGAGATGGAGGATATCGCCTGTGCCCGCGTGATCGTCGCCGATGACGTGGCCGCCGCGGGCCCCGAAGAGTCGCACAAGCGGCGCGCCGTGGCCGGCTTCGTTCTGGTCACCAAGGTTGCTGGGGCGGCGGCTGCGGCAGGAAAATCCCTGACCGAGGTCACCGAGCTGGCGCAGCGGGCGGCGGACAATCTGCGCTCGATCGGCGTTGCCCTGACTTCTTGCACCGTGCCGCAGGCCGGCAAGCCCACCTTTCAGATCGCCGATGACGAAATGGAAATCGGCATGGGCATTCATGGCGAACCGGGCGTGCGTCGCGGCAAGCTGCGACCGGTCAATGACATCTGTGATGAGATGATCGACCTGTTGTTGGCGGACAAGCCCATGGCACAGGGCAGTCGAGTGGCGCTGTTGATCAACGGTCTGGGCGCGACACCGGCCGAAGAACTTTATCTGGTGTTCCGCCGCGCCAAGGCGAGGGTCGAGGCTGAAGGTGCCAGGATCGCCTTCCATCTGGTCGGAAATTACGCGACCGCCATGGAAATGGCCGGGGCGTCGATCTCGGTCCTGCATCTGGACGATGCGCTGGAGGAACTGCTGAAGGCCCCCGCATCCAACCCGTTCTGGAAAGCCTGA
- a CDS encoding UPF0262 family protein, translating into MSRLTLIKIDDSAMPPATAEMEQERKVAVFDLLEDNSFALPGRDGQPAPEGPFVLQLCIREGRLVFDLTTEAEEKVAEFHLSMGPFRQVVKDYFQICQSYFDAVKKLPPAQIEAIDMARRGIHNEGARTLQERLEGKATLDIDTARRLFTLICALIPQG; encoded by the coding sequence ATGAGCCGCCTGACCCTGATCAAGATCGACGATTCCGCCATGCCTCCGGCAACGGCGGAAATGGAGCAGGAACGCAAGGTCGCGGTCTTCGATCTGCTGGAAGACAACAGTTTCGCTCTGCCGGGGCGCGATGGCCAGCCAGCCCCCGAAGGGCCTTTCGTGCTGCAACTGTGCATCCGTGAAGGCCGGCTGGTCTTTGACCTGACGACCGAGGCCGAAGAGAAGGTTGCAGAGTTTCACCTGTCCATGGGGCCCTTCCGCCAGGTCGTCAAAGATTATTTCCAGATCTGCCAAAGCTATTTCGACGCGGTGAAAAAGCTGCCTCCGGCCCAGATCGAGGCCATCGACATGGCAAGACGCGGGATACACAACGAAGGTGCAAGAACGCTGCAGGAACGGCTGGAAGGCAAGGCCACGCTGGACATCGACACCGCGCGGCGATTGTTCACCCTGATTTGTGCCCTGATACCGCAGGGCTGA
- a CDS encoding DUF2948 family protein gives MVKDASFADGDERPLLLKAEDEQDLRVVSALVQDAILPASEISFDPKTRRLALLINRFRWEDVDRARAEGRGFERVRSLLVINDVTALKSDGIDRDGDTVLELLALGWQAGEDCTGRITLDFAGDGALMADVECINLDIRDVTKPYLAPSGKVPNHPA, from the coding sequence ATGGTCAAGGACGCAAGTTTTGCGGACGGCGACGAACGCCCCCTTTTGCTGAAGGCCGAGGATGAACAGGATCTTCGGGTGGTCTCGGCGCTGGTTCAGGATGCGATCCTGCCGGCGTCCGAAATCAGCTTTGATCCCAAGACCCGCCGGCTGGCGTTGTTGATCAATCGCTTCCGCTGGGAGGATGTCGATCGCGCCCGTGCCGAGGGACGGGGATTCGAACGAGTTCGCAGCCTGCTGGTCATCAATGATGTCACCGCGCTGAAAAGTGACGGTATCGATCGCGATGGTGATACCGTGCTGGAGCTTCTGGCGCTTGGCTGGCAGGCTGGCGAGGATTGCACGGGGCGCATCACATTGGATTTCGCCGGCGATGGCGCGCTGATGGCGGATGTGGAATGCATCAATCTGGACATCCGCGACGTGACCAAGCCTTATCTTGCGCCATCGGGCAAGGTTCCGAACCATCCCGCGTAA
- a CDS encoding RSP_2647 family RNA methyltransferase, translating to MNDLPVIRLRPKSKPQAIRHGFPWVYADEAVLDRRTRNLAPGDFAVLEDAERRPMALVSVNPASKIVGRVMDRDVDAQIDAEWIRKRLRIALQMRERLYDTPFYRLVHAEADGLPGLIIDRFGEVAVMQPNAAWSDRMALQIAQALVDVTGVKTVILNGQGRARSLEGLDERMEALVGEAPTQAVPVIMNGATYFADVMGGQKTGIFFDQRPNHAFAQRLARGSRVLDVFSHVGGFGLAALAAGANHATCVDGSAAALKLAVEGARAVGREGDLETVQSDAFKAMEAMAAEGRQFDLVVCDPPAFAPSRQTLEAGLRAYERVAKLAAPLVAPGGYLALCSCSHAADLTHFRNASARGIGRGGRRSVQIYSGQAGPDHPTLPQLAETGYLKSLFFRLDG from the coding sequence ATGAATGATCTGCCCGTTATCCGCCTGCGCCCGAAATCCAAACCCCAGGCCATCCGTCACGGTTTTCCCTGGGTCTATGCCGATGAAGCCGTGCTTGACCGGCGCACGCGCAATCTGGCACCAGGTGATTTTGCGGTGCTGGAGGATGCCGAGCGTCGGCCCATGGCGCTGGTCTCGGTCAACCCGGCCTCGAAAATCGTTGGCCGGGTGATGGATCGTGACGTGGACGCGCAGATCGACGCGGAATGGATCAGGAAGCGTCTGCGGATCGCCCTGCAGATGCGCGAACGTCTTTATGATACGCCTTTCTATCGTCTGGTTCATGCCGAAGCCGACGGCCTGCCGGGGCTGATCATCGACCGTTTCGGCGAGGTCGCGGTCATGCAGCCCAATGCCGCCTGGTCGGACAGGATGGCTTTGCAGATCGCGCAGGCCTTGGTGGATGTGACCGGGGTCAAGACCGTCATTCTGAACGGGCAGGGGCGTGCGCGCAGCCTTGAAGGTCTGGATGAGCGCATGGAGGCCCTTGTGGGCGAGGCCCCGACACAAGCCGTGCCGGTCATCATGAATGGTGCAACCTATTTCGCGGATGTGATGGGGGGACAGAAGACCGGCATTTTCTTTGACCAACGACCCAATCACGCCTTTGCCCAACGTCTGGCAAGGGGAAGCCGAGTTCTGGACGTATTCAGCCATGTTGGTGGTTTTGGCCTGGCGGCCCTGGCAGCCGGGGCGAATCATGCGACCTGTGTCGATGGCAGCGCCGCCGCGCTGAAACTGGCGGTCGAAGGTGCCCGGGCCGTCGGGCGGGAAGGCGATCTTGAAACCGTGCAGTCCGATGCGTTCAAGGCGATGGAGGCCATGGCAGCCGAGGGACGCCAGTTCGATCTGGTGGTCTGTGATCCTCCGGCATTTGCGCCCTCGCGGCAGACGCTTGAGGCCGGCCTGCGCGCCTATGAACGTGTGGCCAAGCTTGCCGCGCCTCTGGTGGCACCGGGCGGATATCTGGCCCTGTGCAGCTGTTCGCATGCTGCCGATCTGACCCATTTCCGCAATGCCAGTGCGCGCGGCATCGGTCGTGGCGGACGGCGCAGCGTGCAGATCTATAGCGGGCAGGCTGGTCCCGACCATCCGACCCTGCCGCAACTGGCCGAGACGGGATATCTCAAGTCTCTGTTCTTCCGGCTGGACGGATGA
- the murA gene encoding UDP-N-acetylglucosamine 1-carboxyvinyltransferase, with the protein MDQIIVQGNGPLKGEIPIAGAKNACLALMPATLLTDQPLTLTNAPRLSDIRTMTALLQSLGAEVTSLQDGQVLAMSSHDLTSHRAEYDIVRKMRASILVLGPMLARDGQAEVSLPGGCAIGARPVDLHLKALEAMGAELDLRDGYVHAKAPSGGLRGAVVDFPLVSVGATENALMAATLARGTTVLNNAAREPEIVDLAQCLRRMGAQIEGEGESTITIQGVDSLHGATHPVVTDRIELGTYMLAPAMCGGEVECLGGRISLLSAFCEKLDEAGISVEETPRGIKVSRRNGRVRAVDVVTQPYPGFPTDLQAQFMALMCIADGTSVLEETIFENRFMHAPELIRMGARIEVHGGHATVTGVEKLRGAPVMATDLRASVSLILAGMAAEGQTKVSRVYHLDRGYEHVVRKLRDVGAHIERVKEEQI; encoded by the coding sequence ATGGATCAGATCATCGTTCAGGGAAACGGCCCGCTGAAGGGCGAAATTCCGATTGCGGGCGCAAAGAATGCCTGTCTCGCCCTTATGCCTGCCACATTGCTGACCGATCAGCCGCTGACTCTGACGAATGCGCCGCGTCTTTCGGACATTCGCACCATGACCGCGCTGCTCCAAAGCCTCGGGGCCGAGGTGACATCGCTGCAGGACGGTCAGGTGCTGGCCATGTCCAGCCATGATCTGACCAGTCATCGCGCCGAATATGACATCGTGCGCAAGATGCGGGCCTCTATTCTGGTGCTGGGCCCGATGCTGGCGCGTGACGGACAGGCCGAAGTGTCCTTGCCCGGTGGCTGTGCCATCGGTGCCAGACCCGTCGATCTGCATCTGAAAGCGCTTGAGGCGATGGGTGCCGAACTGGATCTGCGCGACGGCTACGTCCATGCCAAGGCGCCTTCGGGCGGGCTGCGCGGCGCGGTGGTGGATTTCCCCCTGGTCTCGGTGGGGGCCACGGAAAATGCGCTGATGGCGGCGACACTGGCGCGGGGCACCACGGTGCTGAACAATGCCGCGCGCGAACCCGAGATCGTCGATCTCGCGCAGTGCCTGCGCCGGATGGGCGCGCAGATCGAGGGCGAGGGTGAAAGCACCATCACCATTCAGGGCGTCGATTCGCTGCACGGGGCGACCCATCCCGTGGTGACCGATCGGATCGAACTGGGCACCTATATGCTGGCGCCTGCCATGTGCGGGGGCGAGGTCGAATGTCTGGGCGGGCGCATCAGCCTGTTGTCGGCCTTCTGCGAGAAGCTGGACGAGGCCGGGATCAGCGTCGAGGAAACGCCACGGGGCATCAAGGTCTCGCGTCGCAACGGACGTGTGCGGGCCGTGGATGTGGTGACCCAACCCTATCCCGGTTTCCCGACCGATCTTCAGGCGCAGTTCATGGCGCTGATGTGCATCGCCGATGGCACCAGCGTGCTGGAAGAAACCATCTTTGAAAATCGCTTCATGCATGCGCCGGAACTGATCCGCATGGGTGCCCGGATCGAGGTGCATGGTGGTCATGCCACGGTCACCGGGGTTGAAAAGCTGCGCGGTGCGCCGGTCATGGCGACCGATCTTCGCGCCTCGGTAAGCCTCATTCTGGCGGGCATGGCTGCCGAAGGCCAGACGAAGGTCAGCCGTGTCTATCACCTGGATCGTGGCTATGAGCATGTCGTGCGCAAGCTGCGCGACGTCGGCGCACATATTGAACGCGTGAAAGAGGAGCAGATCTGA
- a CDS encoding low molecular weight phosphatase family protein yields MPQGKIPHSILFCCDHNAIRSPMAEGMMKKFYGHAAYVQSAGVKSDMEVDGFAVAVCEEIGVKLDAHRSRSFDEMQEWGDDLGGFDLIVALSPASQRKALEMTRLFHLEIEYWPIMDPSGLVEGREAKLALYRQTRDQIQSRMLERFGPPTE; encoded by the coding sequence ATGCCGCAGGGCAAGATACCCCATTCGATCCTGTTCTGCTGCGACCATAACGCCATTCGCTCGCCCATGGCCGAGGGGATGATGAAGAAGTTCTATGGTCATGCAGCCTATGTCCAGTCGGCCGGCGTCAAGAGCGATATGGAGGTCGACGGTTTTGCGGTCGCGGTCTGCGAGGAGATCGGCGTCAAGCTGGATGCCCACCGCAGTCGCAGTTTTGACGAAATGCAGGAGTGGGGCGATGATCTTGGCGGCTTCGACCTGATCGTGGCGTTGTCGCCAGCCAGTCAGAGGAAGGCGCTGGAGATGACCCGGCTGTTCCATCTGGAGATCGAATACTGGCCGATCATGGACCCTTCCGGGCTTGTCGAAGGGCGCGAGGCCAAGCTGGCGCTCTATCGCCAGACCCGTGATCAGATACAGTCACGGATGCTGGAAAGATTCGGCCCGCCAACCGAGTGA
- the hisD gene encoding histidinol dehydrogenase, whose product MPVTLNTADADFEARFTDMLSAKREDSVDVNDAVAGIISDIRKGGDQVLCDLTARFDRLVLTPEQLQISAEEIAREVATVSPEDRAALELAAARIRAYHERQLPEDASWTDDTGATLGWRWTAVSAAGLYVPGGQAAYPSSVLMNAIPARVAGVQRLVVCVPTPEGVLNPLVLLAAQLSGVDEIYRIGGAQAIAAMAYGTETIVPVDKITGPGNAYVAAAKRQVFGRVGIDMIAGPSEVLVIAQGEQDPDWLALDLLAQAEHDADAQSILITTDPALADAVSAAVERILPTLPRAEIAAASWRDYGTVIVVRDLQEAAALSNRIAPEHLELCVDDPEALAQHCIHAGAIFLGAHTPEAVGDYVSGPNHVLPTARSARFSSGLSVMDFLKRTTMARLTPGALAAIGPAAMRLAASEGLQAHGASVEARLARLNERHDE is encoded by the coding sequence ATGCCGGTCACGCTGAATACCGCAGATGCCGATTTCGAAGCACGTTTCACCGACATGCTGTCGGCCAAGCGCGAGGATTCCGTTGATGTCAATGATGCGGTTGCCGGAATCATTTCCGACATCCGCAAGGGTGGCGATCAGGTCCTTTGCGATCTGACTGCGCGTTTCGACCGCCTGGTCCTGACGCCCGAGCAGTTGCAGATCTCGGCCGAGGAAATCGCCCGCGAGGTCGCGACCGTCTCGCCCGAGGATCGCGCGGCGCTGGAACTTGCCGCAGCGCGGATTCGTGCCTATCACGAAAGGCAGTTGCCCGAGGACGCCAGCTGGACCGATGATACGGGTGCGACATTGGGCTGGCGTTGGACGGCGGTTTCGGCGGCGGGGCTTTACGTGCCCGGCGGGCAGGCGGCCTATCCGTCTTCGGTGCTGATGAATGCCATTCCCGCGCGGGTGGCAGGGGTGCAGCGCCTGGTCGTTTGTGTCCCCACACCGGAAGGGGTGCTGAACCCGCTGGTGCTTTTGGCCGCGCAATTGTCCGGGGTGGACGAGATTTACCGCATTGGCGGGGCGCAGGCCATCGCGGCGATGGCCTATGGCACGGAAACCATCGTGCCGGTCGACAAGATCACCGGACCCGGAAACGCCTATGTGGCGGCAGCCAAGCGTCAGGTCTTTGGCCGTGTCGGGATCGATATGATCGCCGGACCTTCCGAAGTGCTTGTCATCGCGCAGGGTGAACAGGATCCGGACTGGCTGGCGCTGGACCTGCTGGCACAGGCCGAACATGACGCCGATGCCCAGTCGATCCTGATCACCACAGATCCCGCGCTGGCCGATGCCGTCTCGGCTGCGGTCGAGCGTATTCTGCCGACCTTGCCGCGCGCGGAAATTGCTGCCGCAAGCTGGCGCGATTACGGCACGGTGATCGTGGTGCGCGACCTGCAAGAGGCCGCCGCATTGTCCAACCGGATCGCACCCGAGCATCTGGAGCTTTGCGTGGATGACCCCGAGGCGTTGGCGCAGCATTGCATTCATGCCGGCGCGATCTTCCTGGGCGCGCATACGCCTGAAGCGGTGGGCGATTATGTCAGCGGACCCAATCATGTGCTGCCGACGGCGCGTTCGGCGCGGTTTTCTTCGGGGTTGTCTGTCATGGATTTCCTCAAGCGCACGACGATGGCTCGGCTGACTCCGGGGGCGCTGGCCGCGATCGGACCGGCCGCAATGCGCCTGGCCGCATCTGAGGGCTTGCAGGCACATGGTGCTTCGGTAGAGGCTCGTCTGGCCCGGTTGAATGAAAGGCATGACGAATGA
- a CDS encoding NAD(P)/FAD-dependent oxidoreductase has product MYDGSHPKDQALWSVTAPAAVQTDVLDGDCGFDVVIVGGGLTGLRAAITLAEAGSSVAVMDSRHIGYGASGRSGGQCNPIWRATPEELAAKYGQAQAERLVRTTLSCADDLFDDIRRFGIDCGAEQNGWYQAAHTRKAAAGLRRLGAAWQKAGAPIDVVKAPDLHERIGSKAYDFALRHEKGGFVQPLALTRGFAHRAKSLGVRLFENAPARQMERRAGLWRVSTDRGTLSAEKVVLATNGYTDALWPGLRRSILPMVSIAVATSPLSPELQASVLPGRVTFADTRLAIYFGRYDADNRLIFGCVGSNESVGSFGGHRRLRSGLLTVFPQLAGTSLDYTWMGRIAVTPDLMPHLHEPAPGVLAGLGYSGRGIAMTSVMGRCLAQRALGAKVDDLPFPVSPIETLSFHGVARNFIPLMAPAMSMLDRATVFQDRVMRRFS; this is encoded by the coding sequence ATGTACGATGGTTCTCACCCCAAGGATCAGGCCCTGTGGTCTGTGACGGCGCCGGCAGCGGTGCAAACGGATGTTCTGGACGGTGATTGCGGCTTTGATGTGGTCATCGTCGGCGGTGGTCTGACCGGCCTGCGCGCCGCCATCACCCTGGCCGAGGCCGGCAGCTCGGTGGCGGTCATGGACAGCCGTCATATCGGCTATGGCGCCTCGGGGCGCAGCGGCGGGCAATGCAACCCGATCTGGCGTGCAACGCCCGAGGAACTGGCCGCGAAATATGGTCAGGCACAGGCGGAGCGCCTGGTCCGCACGACCCTCAGCTGTGCGGATGATCTGTTTGATGATATCCGCCGGTTCGGGATTGATTGCGGGGCCGAGCAGAACGGCTGGTATCAGGCAGCCCACACCCGCAAGGCTGCCGCCGGGCTGCGTCGGCTGGGTGCGGCCTGGCAGAAGGCCGGCGCGCCAATCGATGTCGTCAAGGCACCTGACCTGCATGAGCGGATCGGTTCGAAAGCCTATGATTTCGCGTTGCGTCACGAGAAGGGCGGGTTTGTCCAACCGCTGGCACTGACGCGCGGCTTTGCCCATCGGGCGAAATCACTGGGGGTGCGACTGTTTGAAAACGCGCCTGCCAGACAGATGGAGCGGCGTGCGGGGCTGTGGCGGGTCAGCACCGACCGTGGCACGCTGAGCGCCGAGAAGGTCGTTCTTGCAACCAACGGTTATACCGATGCCCTTTGGCCCGGCCTGCGCAGGTCGATCCTGCCGATGGTCAGTATCGCGGTGGCGACCAGCCCTCTCAGCCCCGAACTTCAGGCCAGCGTGCTGCCGGGGCGGGTCACCTTTGCCGATACCCGGCTGGCGATCTATTTTGGCCGTTATGACGCTGACAACCGGCTGATTTTCGGCTGTGTGGGCAGCAATGAATCGGTCGGCAGTTTCGGCGGGCATCGCCGGTTGCGCAGCGGTCTGCTGACGGTGTTCCCGCAGTTGGCCGGGACGTCTCTGGATTATACCTGGATGGGCCGGATCGCGGTGACGCCCGACCTGATGCCGCATCTGCATGAACCCGCGCCCGGTGTGCTGGCGGGGTTGGGATACAGCGGGCGTGGCATTGCGATGACATCGGTCATGGGGCGCTGTCTGGCACAGCGTGCGTTGGGTGCAAAGGTTGACGATCTGCCGTTCCCGGTCTCTCCGATCGAAACGCTGTCCTTTCATGGGGTGGCGCGCAACTTCATCCCGCTCATGGCGCCGGCGATGTCGATGCTGGACCGGGCGACCGTGTTTCAGGATCGCGTCATGCGTCGCTTCAGCTAA